One part of the Huiozyma naganishii CBS 8797 chromosome 13, complete genome genome encodes these proteins:
- the BCD1 gene encoding Bcd1p (similar to Saccharomyces cerevisiae BCD1 (YHR040W); ancestral locus Anc_5.303): MKEEEKKPYIIRRRNTKLIATLNLSDAELETSLKVLQVSMQLCDVCQKEEFKYKCPRCLKKTCSLACSKRHKEEDGCSGQAQDPTEYIESGRLKQADDQKHENNHLVQRDFNFLTGFKRQLELKKTDSKQKHKRMLQSRKDNTNNMNVKKPRLGDECPRVIRRGVNCLLLPRGMQKSLLNRSKWDKAANLFFGLLNGLYAHQDPPTAVVEPGKTHESHVSHKVKETSSLIDGMSNVVFEKCCRAFDIKPDTTRNYDITNGSVDPNIGKPNDGLERSHWLSNSGLKFYTKKFPYNTTSIGDSRELIELDPTGKCIGELFRNKTVIEFPTILLAKSEEDLPIGYKVVTEELGGQELKTQPNMLSGETHIPPKSDDESVEPPEAGSTKYVNPIDYPVVQKEENESDGYDPTAL, from the coding sequence atgaaagaggaagaaaaaaaaccgTATATTATCAGACGTAGAAATAccaagctcatcgcaactTTAAACTTATCAGATGCTGAGCTAGAAACGTCTCTAAAGGTATTGCAGGTGTCTATGCAACTGTGTGACGTATGCCAAAAGGAAGAATTCAAATATAAGTGTCCACGctgtttgaagaaaacatGTTCTTTAGCTTGTTCGAAAAGGCATAAAGAAGAGGATGGGTGCTCTGGGCAAGCGCAAGATCCAACGGAGTATATTGAGAGTGGTCGTCTGAAACAGGCCGACGACCAGAAACATGAAAATAATCATCTGGTCCAACGAGACTTCAATTTTCTGACCGGGTTCAAGAGACAATTGGAGCTGAAAAAAACTGATAGTAAGCAGAAGCACAAAAGGATGCTACAGAGCCGTAAAGATAACACCAATAATATGAACGTTAAGAAGCCACGTTTGGGAGATGAGTGTCCGCGAGTTATACGGAGAGGTGTGAACTGCCTACTGTTGCCACGCGGAATGCAGAAGTCTTTACTGAACAGGAGCAAGTGGGATAAGGCAGccaatcttttttttggtctaTTGAATGGATTATATGCTCACCAAGATCCCCCCACCGCTGTAGTTGAACCGGGAAAAACACATGAATCACATGTAAGTCACAAAGTTAAGGAAACAAGTAGTTTGATAGATGGGATGAGCAATGTCGTGTTCGAAAAGTGCTGTCGTGCATTTGATATAAAGCCCGATACCACGAGAAATTATGATATCACGAATGGAAGTGTGGATCCGAATATAGGGAAACCAAATGACGGTTTAGAAAGGTCACATTGGCTAAGTAATAGTGGTCTGAAATTTTACACTAAAAAGTTTCCTTACAATACCACGTCCATCGGCGATTCTCGAGAACTAATTGAATTGGATCCTACAGGGAAATGTATCGGTGAATTGTTTAGGAACAAAACAGTGATCGAATTTCCAACCATTTTGTTGGCCAAATCAGAAGAGGACTTACCAATAGGTTATAAAGTCGTAACAGAAGAATTAGGTGGTCAAGAACTTAAAACGCAACCCAATATGTTGTCAGGCGAGACACATATTCCCCCGAAGAGTGATGATGAGAGTGTTGAGCCTCCAGAAGCAGGCTCCACCAAATATGTTAACCCAATAGACTATCCCGTAGTgcaaaaagaagaaaatgagaGTGATGGGTATGATCCAACAGCATTATAA
- the SSD1 gene encoding mRNA-binding translational repressor SSD1 (similar to Saccharomyces cerevisiae SSD1 (YDR293C); ancestral locus Anc_5.307): MSAYNNNNNNSQQNDNVYVPAHGSGNGNGGRNAPKQIHVAHRRSQSELTNLMIEQLTLQKQLELVQQQQQQLLAQQPQLAQQTQQYGNTAGPVPPFVPPNPHYSSNYGNSPSYNNNNNNTQNRSRSHSRNNSAYYTDYNNNNSNNSTGANSNTLNPNSHRKTGSQSSNYGHARRHSLQLNEAKKAAAEEQAKRTGVEFNAGGVSVTVEDTSTPDLAPPAAPSAQTNEQSNFQFPPPSNPTYGDHRRSNSNLAPSTFRFPPSNTAGTPSKDDDFILTSSTHRRTRTRNSEFSPGIHSNWRTQSQTQQQIQQSFPYQQQQPQQQQPQQQQQQSPFRHNKSNSRDYNSFSTLEPPAFFQGHRQRNSNSSVHSFQSNGGGNSNSQSNTRKSLFAPYLPQANIPQLIEEGRLVAGILRVNKKNRSDAWVSTDGALDADIYICGSKDRNRALEGDLVAVELLVVDEVWDSKREKEEKKRRKDAASLQQDLSSLSVNDDYHNDASASTATGTTTTSALTPTRSMHGDDHVISTNNMGSPTKGGGLKRKGSLKQRPTQKKNDDVEVEGQSLLLVEEEEINDKFKPLYAGHVVAVLDRIPGQLFSGTLGLLRPSQQVNKNKNDDSHESSNRPQQAPKIAWFKPTDKKVPLIAIPTELAPRDFVENADKYSDRLFVASIKRWPITSLHPFGILVSELGEINDPNTEIDSILRDNNFLSNEYLDPRDPTHEKATYQPFPISEENWAKRHRLINENITAVIHNGQISEFALHITENPESGTIELGCHVVDVTAEIEANSSLDRRARKRSTAVFMPQKVVHLLPHALNAALTLQQGKESPTISVIYTLDMKTLKVKSTWIGETNITPHRVVTLEDIDTALIDGEHGDKQISLMEEVATALYAQRIGLPGAKLQPTMSLFESLDDEKVKVDLNIFDRTLAFTVINEIQRKVNSTVAERIYSKLGDNSFLRRQPQPILTKLTSFKKKVQKLGFDVDVTTSDSILHSILQIPDVDVRKTVEILLFKTMLRAKYFVAGKIDPDQYGHYALNLPIYTHFTNPMRRYADHVVHRQLKAVINDVPYTEDIDSLKITTEYCNFKKDCAYQAQEQAVHLLLCKTINDMGNATGQLATMATVTQVYESSFDVFIPEFGIEKRVHGDQLPLIKAEFDGVNKVLELYWQLGVDSATFVPADERNPKSYRSSIKNKFKSTTAEIVNFEFSTADQGKSTVSDDLGEELSRLHLEVPTIRLPNRGSPSEDPLDSFISTTVTRTENDNHIQQILELQQVPVLLRAEIGMALPCLSVRALNPYLKRE, from the coding sequence ATGTCTGcttacaacaacaacaataacaacagCCAGCAGAACGATAACGTTTACGTTCCTGCACACGGCAGTGGTAACGGCAACGGTGGTCGCAATGCTCCTAAACAGATTCATGTTGCGCACAGAAGATCACAGAGTGAACTGACCAATCTCATGATCGAGCAGCTGACTTTACAGAAGCAACTTGAACTCgttcagcagcaacagcagcagttgctTGCGCAGCAACCGCAATTGGCACAGCAAACACAGCAGTACGGCAATACCGCTGGTCCAGTTCCACCCTTTGTCCCTCCTAACCCTCACTACTCCTCGAACTACGGCAATTCGCCCAGTtacaataataataataataacacTCAAAACAGGAGCAGATCTCACTCAAGAAATAATTCCGCTTACTACACTGACTACAATAACAATAACAGTAACAATAGTACTGGTGCAAATAGTAACACTTTGAATCCAAATTCTCACAGGAAGACAGGTTCTCAGTCGAGTAACTACGGTCATGCAAGAAGGCACTCACTACAGTTGAACGAGGCCAAGAAGGCGGCCGCAGAGGAACAAGCGAAGAGAACAGGTGTAGAGTTCAATGCAGGTGGGGTCAGCGTCACTGTGGAGGACACCTCTACTCCAGATTTggcaccaccagcagcaccaTCAGCACAGACTAACGAGCAATCTAACTTCCAATTCCCGCCACCAAGTAACCCTACGTACGGGGACCACCGTCGCAGTAACTCAAATCTGGCACCGTCTACTTTTAGGTTCCCTCCCAGTAATACAGCCGGTACACCTTCCAAGGACGATGATTTTATCTTAACTTCATCCACACATCGCAgaacaaggacaagaaaCAGCGAGTTCTCCCCAGGTATCCACTCAAATTGGAGAACGCAGTCGCAAACACAGCAACAGATACAGCAATCCTTCCCctatcaacaacaacagccccaacaacaacaaccacagcagcagcagcagcaatcGCCATTCCGTCATAATAAGTCCAACTCTAGAGACTACAACTCATTCAGTACTCTGGAGCCACCAGCATTTTTCCAGGGGCACAGACAGCGGAACTCGAACTCGTCGGTACACAGTTTCCAATCCAACGGTGGTGGGAACTCAAACTCCCAGTCAAACACCCGTAAGTCACTATTCGCACCCTACTTGCCACAGGCTAATATCCCTCAGTTGATAGAAGAGGGCAGGTTGGTAGCAGGTATCTTGAGGGttaacaagaagaacagatcCGATGCCTGGGTTTCTACAGACGGGGCCCTAGATGCTGACATCTACATCTGTGGTTCAAAGGATCGTAACAGGGCCTTGGAGGGTGATCTTGTTGCGGTGGAACTGTTGGTCGTTGATGAAGTCTGGGattcaaagagagaaaaggaggagaagaagagaagaaaggaCGCAGCCTCACTACAGCAGGACCTCTCGTCTTTGAGCGTCAACGACGACTATCATAACGATGCATCTGCCTCAACTGCGACTGGGACCACTACAACCAGCGCCCTCACGCCAACTAGATCAATGCACGGCGATGATCACGTCATCTCGACAAACAATATGGGGTCCCCAACAAAGGGAGGTGGCCTAAAGAGGAAGGGTTCCTTAAAGCAACGTCCTacacagaagaagaacgatgACGTGGAAGTCGAGGGCCAATCGCTACTATTGgtcgaggaggaagagatCAACGACAAATTCAAACCCCTGTATGCTGGCCACGTTGTTGCCGTGCTAGACCGTATCCCGGGGCAACTGTTCAGCGGTACTCTGGGTCTGTTGAGACCATCTCAGCAGGTCAATAAGAACAAGAACGATGACTCTCACGAGTCTTCTAACAGACCACAGCAGGCTCCAAAAATTGCTTGGTTTAAACCTACAGATAAGAAGGTCCCCCTGATCGCTATACCCACAGAGTTGGCACCAAGGGATTTTGTGGAGAATGCCGACAAATACTCCGACAGGCTATTCGTAGCATCGATTAAGCGTTGGCCGATCACTTCTTTGCACCCGTTCGGTATTCTAGTCTCTGAATTAGGTGAAATCAATGACCCAAACACTGAGATTGATTCCATATTGAGAGATAACAACTTCTTGTCGAATGAATATTTGGACCCAAGAGACCCGACTCATGAAAAAGCAACCTACCAGCCTTTCCCAATTAGTGAGGAGAACTGGGCAAAGAGGCACAGATTGATCAACGAAAATATCACAGCTGTCATCCACAACGGCCAGATATCAGAATTTGCTCTCCACATCACGGAAAATCCTGAATCTGGGACTATTGAGTTAGGTTGTCACGTTGTTGACGTAACTGCTGAAATTGAGGCCAACTCATCTCTGGATAGGAGAGCGAGAAAGAGATCTACCGCAGTTTTCATGCCTCAGAAAGTTGTACATTTGCTACCACACGCTTTGAACGCCGCTTTAACTCTACAACAGGGTAAAGAGTCGCCAACAATCTCCGTCATTTACACGCTGGAtatgaaaactttgaaagttaaATCGACCTGGATAGGAGAGACCAACATTACCCCCCACCGGGTGGTAACTTTGGAGGATATCGATACAGCTCTAATTGATGGAGAACACGGCGATAAACAAATTTCGTTGATGGAGGAGGTCGCTACAGCGTTATACGCGCAGAGAATTGGTTTGCCCGGTGCTAAGTTACAGCCTACCATgtctctctttgaaagCTTGGATGATGAGAAGGTCAAAGTTGACTTGAATATTTTCGACAGGACGCTTGCGTTCACTGTCATCAACGAGATACAACGCAAAGTCAACAGTACTGTTGCAGAAAggatatattcaaaattAGGCGATAACTCGTTCTTGAGAAGGCAGCCGCAACCAATCTTGACCAAATTGACttctttcaagaaaaaagtCCAAAAGCTTGGTTTCGATGTCGACGTCACCACCTCAGATTCGATACTGCATTCTATTCTACAAATACCCGACGTTGATGTGAGGAAAACTGTTgaaattttgttgtttAAGACAATGTTGAGGGCAAAATATTTCGTTGCTGGGAAGATCGATCCAGATCAGTATGGTCACTACGCTTTGAACTTGCCAATATACACTCATTTTACAAACCCAATGAGAAGGTATGCAGACCATGTTGTTCACAGACAGTTGAAGGCTGTTATTAACGACGTTCCCTACACTGAAGACATCGACTCCTTAAAGATTACCACGGAGTACTGtaacttcaagaaggattGTGCTTACCAAGCGCAAGAACAGGCGGTTcatctgttgttgtgtaAGACGATCAACGATATGGGTAATGCCACTGGACAGTTGGCCACAATGGCAACTGTGACACAAGTTTACGAATCCTCTTTTGATGTATTTATCCCTGAATTTGGGATTGAAAAGAGGGTCCACGGTGACCAGCTACCACTAATCAAAGCGGAGTTCGATGGCGTGAACAAAGTTTTAGAGCTCTACTGGCAACTTGGTGTCGATAGCGCTACTTTTGTTCCTGCGGATGAAAGAAATCCCAAGTCTTACCGAAGCTCTATCAAGAATAAATTCAAATCTACCACTGCGGAAATTGtcaactttgaattttccACCGCAGACCAAGGCAAATCAACCGTCAGCGATGACTTGGGAGAAGAACTGAGCAGATTACATTTGGAAGTACCAACTATAAGACTGCCCAACCGTGGCTCTCCATCAGAAGATCCTCTGGACTCTTTCATCAGCACTACTGTGACACGAACCGAGAATGACAATCACATACAGCAGATTTTGGAGTTGCAGCAGGTGCCCGTCCTTCTAAGAGCTGAAATAGGTATGGCGCTTCCCTGTCTATCTGTTCGCGCATTGAACCCGTACCTGAAGAGGGAGTAA